CCGTTATTTTTTGCTAGTAATGCCATCTATCCTATTTCCCTAATGCCCGACTGGCTAAAGTTTATCTCTCACGTTAATCCTTTAACTTATGCAGTGGATGCTCTACGCGGCACAATGTTAGCAAATGGAACGAGTATTTATGGCTTTGGTTTAGACTGTGCAATTCTCTTGTTAATATTAATCGCCTTGACCTTAATGTGTGGAAGACTTTATCCACGAGTAGCAATGTAGTTAGGAGCATAGCATATGGCCCTCGGTAAACCTTTGCAAGGCGCAACTTCCCAAGAATGTGCTGCCAGAGTAATGGATACAATTCCGTTAGTGATGCGATTTATCCGGGCGGATATGCGAGCTTACAGTGCCACTTCTTTATCTATACCGCAGTTGCGATCGCTAGCATTTCTCAACCGCAGTCCAGGTACTTCACTATCTGATTTAGCAGAGCATTTAGGTGTCACCTGTGCGACAGCATCAGCAACCACAGAACGGCTAGTAAAACGCCACTTGGTGCAACGCATCAACGATCCGCAAGAAAGACGGCGAGTTATCCTGAATCTTACTGAAGAGGGAAAGCACCATTTAAAACAATCCCAAGACCAAACTCGCGCACATATTGCCGACCTTTTGGCAGGCCTTACACCAGAGCAAGTTTCCAATATTGAAGAAGGGTTAGCGCTACTAAAAAATGTCTTCGAGCAAACAGAAAGCAAACCTCCCCAACGCTAAGTCTGCAAAACACGATCCTTTTGCAGCATTGAGGTTTCGAGATTATCAACTATTTACTACTGGGCGTGTACTCTTGTTCACTGGCTCACAAATGCAGACTGTGGCCATTGGCTGGGAACTCTACGATCGCACAAATTCAGCTTTAGCATTAGGTGGTGTTGGGTTAGCTCAAGTCTTACCGATGATTGCCCTCACCTTGATTGCTGGGGATGTGGCTGATAGGCGCGATCGCAAACTCACGATGTTGCTATCAGTATTTTTATTAGTCTTATGTTCCCTAGCTTTGGCTGTACTTTCTTGGACTAAAGGCGCAGTAATTTTATTTTATGCCTGCTTAGTTTTTACAGGAATTGCGAGAGCGTTCTTGAAACCTGCCAGCGATGCCTTGATGTGGCAATTAATACCCGTTAGTGCTTTTACCAATGCAGCCACTTGGAATAGTAGTAGCTTTCAGCTAGCCTCAGTTATCGGCCCGGCTTTGGGAGGATTTGGCATCGCCTTGTTGGGAGGTGCAACAGGGGTATACGTATTAGCTGCGATCGCGGGATTGCTGTGTTTTATCTTAACGGCGGCGATTTCAAGACCAAAAACTACTTATTCCAAAGAACCAATCTCACTCAAAGCACTCTCCGCAGGCGCTAAGTTTGTCTGGGAAAATCAGCTGATTTTAGCAGCCATTACCTTAGATATGTTTGCAGTGTTGTTAGGAGGTGCGATCGCGCTACTACCTATTTTCGCCAGAGATATTTTAAAAGTAGGGCCGTTAGAGTTAGGCTACTTGCAAGCAGCACCCTCCATTGGTGCTTTATTTATGGCGGTTGTACTGGCATATTTACCACCTTTACGCAAAGCTGGGCCAGCCTTACTGTGGTCAGTAGTTGGCTTTGGCGTTGTCACAATTATCTTTGGGTTATCGCGTTGGTTTTGGCTGTCATTATTGATGCTGGTGCTAAGTGGCGCACTAGATACAATTAGCGTGGTGATTCGCCATACCTTGGTGCAGATTAGAACGCCAGATAATTTACGCGGTCGTGTTGCAGCTATTAATAGTGTATTTATTAGTGCCTCCAACGAGTTAGGAGGCTTTGAATCAGGCTTGACAGCGGCTTTATTTGGCCCTGTTGTCTCCGTAGTTGGTGGTGGGATTGGCACAATTGCAGTGGTGATTGCTGTAGCCGCAATCTGGCCGGGTATTGCCAAACTGGGAGCATTACAGGAGTATGAGGGTAAGTAAGTCTAACTCTCAAAAGAACTCACTCGTGTTCCTTGATGTAAGAAGATAAAGGCATTTTAACAGCGTTTTCTAGAATTATTTATTGATGATGCAGCACGCACAGGAGTAAAGCCGATATCTATATCTTGAAAGGTTGAAAGAACTACTTGATATCTCGACTATCAAGAAATAATCAGCTTTTCAATCTGTAGTTTTGCCAATAATACGGTGGTGCGATCGGCTTTTACAGTAGACTGAATAATCGCTAATTTGATTGGCGAGTTCAGCCTACTAAATTCTGATTTTTCGGTAAGAGTCAAATAGCTATATTTAGTTAAATTCTAAAATTGAAAACACATAACTACTGTAGTTATGTCTTCGCAATTTCTAGAAAAATTATCAACCTCAAGCTATACACTAAGATGATTTGGCGATCGCTAAATTTCAAACAGGTTATGAAGTCCAGCAAATCACCCTGAATATGTCATTGCGAGTGAAACAACGCAATCGCATGATTTTTGGGATTGCTTCCCTTTGGTCGCAATGACGGTTATTTGAACAGACATGATTTACATATATTAGAGAACACAGTTATACGATATTCATGCCTTGTTTTATCTAAAAATCAGAGACTGAATACCTATAATTATGTCTTTATTCTTCTAGAAAAAGTATTGATATATTCAAGTATTTAATCAAAAATAAAAGCAGGATTAAACAAACAGTTTAATCCTAATTAAAATATTTCAACTGATTTTACAAGGATTAAAAACATGGCTTCCATCAAAATTTCCGAACTTTCTGCTGTTGAATATATCGAAGTTATTGCTGATGACAACAAAATTATAGGTGGTTATGCATTTGCAGATTCATATGCTGATGCATATGCATCGGGAAACAACTTTGCTAGTACCTATACTAGCACTTACACCAATGCTTATTCCTCTTACTCTTACTGGTACCCCTATAGCAGTGCTTCTTCTGGTGCCTCTTCTCACTCAGCAGCGTATTAGGAAAATTTTCAAATATGCTGGCATGATTGATTTATAAAGTTCAAAAACTTTATTTAATTCTTAAATGTCAGCAATATACACTCATCGCTGAAAGCCCTGGAAAAGCTTTCAGCGATACAGCATTCCCAAGGGTGAATTATGAGCAGATTGAAAATTTTTGACCTTACATTTTGTGAAA
The genomic region above belongs to Calothrix sp. NIES-2098 and contains:
- a CDS encoding MarR family transcriptional regulator, translating into MALGKPLQGATSQECAARVMDTIPLVMRFIRADMRAYSATSLSIPQLRSLAFLNRSPGTSLSDLAEHLGVTCATASATTERLVKRHLVQRINDPQERRRVILNLTEEGKHHLKQSQDQTRAHIADLLAGLTPEQVSNIEEGLALLKNVFEQTESKPPQR
- a CDS encoding major facilitator transporter, whose amino-acid sequence is MSSSKQKANLPNAKSAKHDPFAALRFRDYQLFTTGRVLLFTGSQMQTVAIGWELYDRTNSALALGGVGLAQVLPMIALTLIAGDVADRRDRKLTMLLSVFLLVLCSLALAVLSWTKGAVILFYACLVFTGIARAFLKPASDALMWQLIPVSAFTNAATWNSSSFQLASVIGPALGGFGIALLGGATGVYVLAAIAGLLCFILTAAISRPKTTYSKEPISLKALSAGAKFVWENQLILAAITLDMFAVLLGGAIALLPIFARDILKVGPLELGYLQAAPSIGALFMAVVLAYLPPLRKAGPALLWSVVGFGVVTIIFGLSRWFWLSLLMLVLSGALDTISVVIRHTLVQIRTPDNLRGRVAAINSVFISASNELGGFESGLTAALFGPVVSVVGGGIGTIAVVIAVAAIWPGIAKLGALQEYEGK